The Trichocoleus sp. FACHB-46 genome has a segment encoding these proteins:
- a CDS encoding glycosyl hydrolase family 8 — MDGVVTMRFNFVRLALLPCAGPVEMLRYPKTKRQTGSWSWWRRAAVAVSLSGMMGLLGCSKFSSDVRQSPPATPPATTAPTPSPDPTVISSATAAPTQQLLQQSWTAYRQRFIQADGRVIDREAGDRSTSEGQAYAMLRAVLSDDPSTFAKTLQWSENNLQRQANGKRTDQLWVWKWGRNEQGPNEPARWGAIDPNFASDADVDAITALILASRRWQKPEYLKLAQAKLQDLWRFSTVVAGGQRYLLPGPAAAFQQQTVIQLNPSYFAPYAFRLFAQVDPKHDWLSLVDSSYQALENSATLSAVGLPSDWVAVDTTTGEFQPLPLSGPLKSQYSFDAYRVWWRVAWDAELFDSAPAKAYLQKHLGFLQKQWRSQQKIPATFDLSGAPTVSYEATAQYAMLYPAWRLLDPAIATELWQRKLQPQYRNGFWDNNSAYYVQNLAWLGLLPPDTISPQLLQPR; from the coding sequence ATGGATGGTGTTGTCACCATGCGGTTCAATTTTGTGCGTTTAGCTTTACTACCTTGTGCAGGGCCAGTTGAGATGTTACGGTACCCCAAAACTAAGCGACAAACAGGCTCGTGGTCATGGTGGCGTAGGGCAGCAGTGGCAGTTAGTCTGAGTGGCATGATGGGACTACTCGGATGTTCTAAATTTTCTAGCGACGTCAGACAATCTCCACCCGCTACCCCGCCAGCCACTACAGCGCCAACTCCCAGTCCAGACCCGACTGTAATCAGCTCAGCAACAGCAGCGCCAACTCAACAACTGTTGCAGCAAAGTTGGACCGCCTATCGGCAACGTTTTATTCAAGCGGATGGGCGGGTGATTGACCGGGAAGCAGGCGATCGCTCTACGTCCGAAGGGCAAGCCTATGCCATGCTGCGAGCGGTGTTGAGTGATGACCCCAGCACCTTTGCCAAAACCTTGCAGTGGTCAGAAAACAATTTGCAACGCCAAGCTAATGGCAAACGTACCGACCAGCTCTGGGTTTGGAAGTGGGGCCGTAATGAACAAGGCCCAAATGAACCCGCAAGATGGGGAGCGATCGACCCGAATTTTGCCAGTGATGCCGATGTCGATGCCATTACCGCTCTGATTTTGGCATCCCGGCGTTGGCAGAAACCAGAGTATTTGAAGTTGGCCCAAGCCAAATTGCAAGACTTGTGGCGATTCTCTACCGTGGTCGCTGGTGGGCAGCGCTATTTGCTGCCAGGGCCAGCCGCAGCTTTTCAGCAGCAGACCGTGATTCAACTGAATCCGTCCTACTTTGCGCCTTATGCGTTTCGGCTCTTTGCTCAAGTCGATCCCAAGCACGATTGGTTGAGCTTGGTGGACAGTAGTTATCAAGCTCTGGAAAACTCAGCCACGCTATCAGCTGTTGGTTTGCCGAGCGATTGGGTAGCGGTGGACACAACCACAGGAGAATTTCAACCGTTACCGCTCTCTGGGCCGCTGAAAAGCCAATACAGTTTTGACGCTTACCGCGTCTGGTGGCGGGTCGCTTGGGACGCGGAGTTATTCGACTCCGCACCTGCCAAAGCGTATCTGCAAAAGCATTTAGGATTTCTGCAAAAACAATGGCGATCGCAACAAAAAATCCCCGCCACTTTTGATCTTTCAGGTGCACCGACCGTGAGTTACGAAGCCACTGCTCAATATGCCATGTTGTATCCTGCTTGGCGACTGCTCGACCCGGCGATCGCCACCGAGCTTTGGCAGCGAAAGTTGCAGCCCCAGTACCGTAATGGTTTTTGGGATAACAACTCCGCTTATTATGTGCAAAACCTCGCTTGGTTAGGCTTGCTACCGCCCGACACCATTTCTCCCCAACTGTTGCAACCTCGTTAA
- a CDS encoding cellulose biosynthesis cyclic di-GMP-binding regulatory protein BcsB has protein sequence MQRIFRHLLSSSRRQSCPGSRQQRPVIWLLLLTFAGTAIGVTASLAVAQQNDRDITQDENQVIEELTLPEPPPQAPVYQPAPEPAPYEPAPEPAPEPAPAEAPAPREPAAIEPDPEPAAPPAATAPEPASSPTSPGANPNPSSTPDAVAARGPTVPYVLEFNRSPVVGNRLRLQGVFADARLGFTRPRTWNLRSAKVLVRFQHSPALLANRSNLTVRVNGTSVGSVPLNRKQSEIGQVLLNVPPNLIQDFNEVTLVAQQNNSATCTDPADPTLWTEVLPDSKLIFNYQPKPVKLDFTRYPYPFFDDLSLDPNRVTYLLPNQVNSAWLTSAARFQAALGRLAEFRPLETRLVKNLNQAKADERLVVIGTPEEQPALKSLKLPLAIADNQVLDASRNPLPAESGILMLATTRNNGIPVLIATGNGPEGVNKAVQFLVQSKDRQIGTGYYLVVNSVTPVPTPPLRQWPGYLPEKNSFKLRELNNAENEPFEDVTVRGAYAPPVEVNFRALPDDQFTRGSSMNLVYSYGPQVNPRLSTVEVRLDGAPIGGKRLTSEQGAARDTLNVNLPAELVKPDSKIQVAFNLSPREPANCGRINDQQLWGKVHADTNFKLKRQNVVQIPDLKLLATGYPFAAPQDLSTTAIVVPETPSVTDLSTLLEFSERLGRLSQADTVKIEAYTQDALTTEVKQRQNLVGIGVRSQFPFPEAFQENGFALKNVFSRKWNQSQIQALPDSEGVIKEVISPWNDDRVLLALSAQTETGLQQVQNLLNQDPLFFQLNGDTVLISANQASASGYDPDAYNLEFLQQSSQRRLDNSNPFSKVSRFLQDHWFVLPTGIVVFALGLYGITQLYLKRVEKQDK, from the coding sequence ATGCAACGCATCTTCCGGCACTTACTTTCATCTTCCCGCCGCCAGTCTTGCCCAGGGAGCCGCCAACAGCGCCCCGTGATCTGGCTTCTGTTACTCACCTTTGCGGGCACAGCGATTGGGGTGACGGCAAGCTTAGCCGTAGCCCAACAGAACGATCGCGATATTACCCAAGACGAAAACCAGGTGATCGAGGAGCTGACGCTGCCAGAACCGCCGCCGCAAGCTCCGGTGTACCAGCCTGCACCGGAGCCTGCACCTTACGAACCTGCGCCGGAACCTGCACCAGAACCCGCACCTGCGGAAGCTCCAGCTCCCAGAGAACCAGCGGCGATTGAACCTGACCCTGAGCCTGCTGCTCCCCCAGCCGCCACTGCACCAGAACCTGCCAGCTCTCCTACCTCACCAGGAGCCAATCCAAATCCTAGCTCTACCCCCGATGCTGTCGCTGCCCGAGGCCCAACCGTTCCTTACGTCCTAGAATTCAACCGCAGCCCAGTCGTAGGTAATCGCTTGCGGTTACAAGGGGTGTTTGCCGATGCTCGATTAGGATTTACCCGCCCCCGCACTTGGAATTTGCGTTCTGCCAAGGTACTGGTGCGGTTCCAACACTCGCCCGCCCTTTTAGCCAACCGTTCTAACTTAACCGTTCGAGTAAATGGAACGAGCGTTGGCAGTGTACCGCTGAACCGGAAGCAGTCCGAAATCGGTCAGGTTTTGCTGAATGTGCCGCCCAACTTAATTCAAGACTTTAATGAAGTGACGCTGGTGGCACAGCAGAACAACTCAGCGACCTGTACTGATCCTGCCGACCCCACCTTATGGACGGAAGTCTTACCTGATTCCAAGCTGATCTTTAACTATCAGCCCAAACCCGTCAAACTCGACTTTACCCGATACCCCTATCCTTTCTTCGACGACCTCAGCCTGGACCCGAATCGAGTCACTTATCTGTTACCCAACCAAGTCAATAGTGCTTGGTTGACCTCGGCGGCTCGCTTCCAGGCCGCGCTAGGACGCTTGGCAGAGTTTCGACCGCTAGAAACTCGGTTGGTGAAAAACCTCAATCAGGCAAAAGCAGACGAGCGCTTGGTGGTGATTGGTACCCCTGAGGAGCAACCGGCGCTGAAGTCGCTCAAGTTGCCCCTGGCGATCGCTGACAACCAAGTGCTAGACGCTAGCCGCAACCCATTGCCAGCGGAGTCAGGCATTTTGATGCTGGCCACCACCCGCAACAATGGCATTCCGGTTTTGATTGCCACAGGGAATGGTCCAGAAGGCGTTAACAAAGCGGTGCAGTTTTTGGTGCAGTCGAAGGACCGCCAGATTGGTACAGGTTATTACCTAGTTGTGAATAGCGTTACCCCAGTGCCCACACCGCCTCTGAGGCAATGGCCCGGTTATTTGCCCGAGAAAAACTCCTTCAAACTGCGTGAGCTCAATAACGCTGAGAACGAACCTTTTGAAGATGTTACGGTGCGGGGTGCTTATGCGCCGCCTGTAGAAGTAAATTTCCGAGCCTTGCCAGATGACCAGTTCACTCGTGGCAGCTCGATGAACTTGGTGTATAGCTACGGCCCGCAGGTGAACCCTCGACTCTCGACGGTGGAAGTACGACTCGATGGTGCCCCAATTGGCGGTAAGCGCCTGACCTCCGAGCAGGGAGCAGCTAGGGATACGTTAAATGTCAATCTCCCAGCTGAGTTAGTCAAACCGGATTCCAAAATTCAGGTGGCCTTCAACCTCAGCCCGCGTGAACCTGCTAACTGTGGCCGAATCAATGACCAGCAACTCTGGGGGAAAGTCCATGCTGACACCAACTTCAAACTCAAGCGCCAAAATGTCGTCCAAATTCCTGACCTGAAGTTGCTGGCTACGGGGTATCCCTTTGCTGCGCCTCAAGACCTCTCCACGACAGCAATCGTGGTTCCAGAAACACCATCCGTCACCGACTTGAGCACATTGTTAGAGTTTAGTGAGCGCTTAGGTCGCCTCAGCCAAGCCGACACGGTGAAAATAGAGGCTTACACCCAAGACGCTCTCACGACAGAAGTGAAGCAACGACAAAACTTAGTCGGAATTGGTGTGCGATCGCAGTTCCCCTTCCCCGAAGCATTCCAAGAAAATGGCTTTGCTCTAAAAAATGTGTTTTCTCGCAAATGGAATCAAAGCCAGATTCAAGCCTTGCCAGATTCGGAAGGGGTGATCAAAGAAGTGATTTCTCCTTGGAACGACGATCGCGTCCTGCTGGCTTTGAGCGCACAAACAGAGACAGGCTTACAGCAAGTGCAAAATTTGCTGAACCAAGACCCATTGTTCTTCCAGCTCAATGGCGATACGGTGCTGATTAGTGCCAATCAAGCAAGTGCTTCGGGCTACGATCCAGATGCTTACAATTTGGAGTTTCTCCAGCAAAGTTCTCAGCGACGGCTGGACAACAGCAATCCTTTCAGTAAAGTTTCGCGCTTCTTGCAAGACCATTGGTTCGTGCTGCCGACGGGGATCGTTGTATTTGCTTTGGGTCTCTACGGTATCACTCAGCTCTATCTCAAGCGTGTAGAAAAGCAGGATAAATAA